The Flavobacterium sp. 123 genome contains a region encoding:
- a CDS encoding DUF349 domain-containing protein, translating into MLEEKNDNLPMAEGSLVNNSTESAASETPVLENTAVPETENQTVIDAIAETNAEESEDETLKERHDIPMQDYDALPLESLVEELKNLVTNEKVMSVKDHVEEIKKAFLTKYNHLIEEKKEEFLAENQDPNEEFQYHSPLKTKFDQLYSIFKDNRNTHFKSLQTNLKTNLENRLAIVEELKELINPQENIKDTLKQFNDLRERWKNAGPIPKDKYNHVWNNYHFHVENFYDYLHLDREARDLDFKHNLEQKQKIVTRVEELLKEADVNKAFRELQDLHRIWKEDIGPVSREHRDEIWNKFSDLTKQMHDKREVLFENLRGTELENLEKKKEIIAKIEVLATEKVNAHSQWLTQIEKVEALRNAFFSAGKVPADLNEQTWAAFKTAVRNFNSFKNSFYKDIKKDQNDNLSKKTALVAKAKELQESVDFAATTPIMKQIQEEWKQIGHVPRKYSDKIWKEFKDACNHYFDKLKEQKNEENGEEVEAFDNKKAYLEKLRAFQLTGDHKTDLDAIKLHIETWKNFGKVPFPRRHIEGKFNKILDALFEKLSLSKKDTEMMRFSNRMDHLSESNDTRKLDNEKIFLMRKIEEVQNEIFQLENNIQFFTNTRNAKKENSIVLEVRKNIAIHKESLDVWKEKLKQLRNLKQE; encoded by the coding sequence ATGTTAGAAGAAAAGAATGATAACCTGCCTATGGCAGAAGGAAGTTTAGTTAATAATTCCACAGAATCTGCTGCATCTGAAACTCCAGTTTTGGAAAATACAGCCGTGCCTGAAACCGAAAATCAAACCGTAATTGACGCTATTGCTGAAACAAATGCAGAAGAAAGTGAAGATGAAACGCTGAAAGAACGACACGATATTCCGATGCAGGATTATGATGCTTTACCGTTAGAATCACTTGTAGAAGAATTGAAAAATTTAGTTACAAATGAAAAAGTAATGTCGGTTAAGGATCATGTGGAAGAAATCAAAAAAGCATTCTTAACCAAATACAATCACCTTATTGAGGAGAAAAAAGAGGAATTTCTTGCTGAAAATCAAGATCCAAACGAAGAATTTCAATACCATTCTCCATTAAAAACAAAATTTGATCAACTTTATTCTATCTTTAAAGACAATAGAAATACACATTTCAAAAGCTTACAAACCAATCTAAAAACTAATTTAGAAAATAGATTAGCTATTGTAGAAGAATTAAAAGAGTTGATTAACCCTCAAGAAAACATCAAAGATACCTTAAAACAATTCAATGATTTAAGAGAAAGATGGAAAAACGCAGGGCCAATTCCTAAAGACAAATACAATCACGTTTGGAATAACTATCATTTTCATGTAGAAAATTTTTACGATTATTTACACTTAGATAGAGAAGCTAGAGATTTAGATTTCAAGCATAATTTAGAGCAAAAACAAAAAATAGTAACTCGCGTTGAAGAGTTATTGAAAGAAGCTGATGTAAACAAAGCTTTTAGAGAATTACAAGATTTACACCGCATTTGGAAAGAAGATATCGGCCCTGTTTCTAGAGAACATCGTGATGAAATCTGGAATAAATTTAGTGATTTGACTAAACAAATGCATGATAAACGCGAAGTTTTGTTCGAAAATTTAAGAGGAACTGAACTTGAAAATCTTGAAAAGAAAAAAGAAATAATCGCTAAAATTGAAGTTTTGGCTACCGAAAAAGTGAATGCACATTCACAATGGTTGACACAAATAGAAAAAGTAGAAGCGTTACGTAACGCGTTTTTCTCAGCGGGTAAAGTTCCTGCGGATTTAAATGAGCAAACATGGGCAGCCTTCAAAACTGCAGTTAGAAACTTTAATAGTTTCAAGAACTCTTTTTACAAAGACATCAAAAAAGATCAAAACGATAATTTGAGCAAAAAAACAGCTCTTGTTGCCAAAGCTAAAGAATTACAAGAAAGTGTTGATTTTGCTGCAACTACTCCTATCATGAAGCAAATTCAGGAAGAGTGGAAACAAATTGGTCATGTTCCAAGAAAATACTCAGATAAAATCTGGAAAGAATTTAAAGATGCATGCAACCATTATTTTGACAAACTAAAAGAACAAAAGAACGAGGAAAACGGTGAAGAAGTAGAAGCTTTTGACAACAAAAAAGCTTATTTAGAAAAACTAAGAGCGTTTCAATTGACAGGTGACCATAAAACGGATTTGGATGCCATCAAATTGCATATTGAAACTTGGAAAAATTTCGGAAAAGTTCCATTCCCAAGAAGACATATCGAAGGCAAATTCAATAAAATTCTTGATGCCCTTTTTGAAAAATTAAGTTTGAGCAAGAAAGATACTGAAATGATGCGTTTTTCTAATAGAATGGATCATCTATCTGAAAGTAATGATACCAGAAAATTAGATAATGAAAAGATTTTCTTAATGCGAAAAATTGAAGAAGTTCAAAATGAAATTTTCCAGTTAGAAAATAACATTCAATTTTTCACGAACACTCGAAATGCTAAAAAAGAGAATTCAATTGTTCTAGAAGTACGAAAAAATATAGCAATTCATAAAGAAAGTCTTGATGTTTGGAAAGAAAAACTAAAGCAATTAAGAAATTTAAAACAAGAATAA